A genomic window from Sparus aurata chromosome 4, fSpaAur1.1, whole genome shotgun sequence includes:
- the tm2d3 gene encoding TM2 domain-containing protein 3, producing MATSCQMWRPDRGRCFKTYGIVTVLFMDLVLQCVNGYLSSPHVGHELSNTRDANHGPVITSPVVPAAASASPAIEESYSSKCPSGGPCSRLPADCMLCNYHHNCTYRKPANFTCKPKEGVHCIGESGQKQTNFVLTISCQFCWQLDPSQYRCSNSTNCMTVSCPRKRYNATCDVLDHVHCLGKRRFQKRLFCNWTGGYKWSTALALSITLGGFGADRFYLGQWREGLGKLFSFGGLGIWTLIDVLLIGVGYVGPADGSLYI from the exons ATGGCCACTAGCTGTCAGATGTGGCGACCGGACAGAGGACGGTGCTTCAAAACCTACGGAATTGTTACCGTTTTGTTTATGGACCTGGTCTTACAATGTGTTAACG GGTACCTGAGCTCTCCTCATGTTGGCCACGAGCTCTCCAACACCAGGGATGCTAACCATGGACCCGTCATCACCAGCCCAGTGGTCCCTGCTGCAGCCTCAG cGTCTCCTGCTATTGAAGAGAGCTACAGCTCCAAGTGTCCCAGCGGGGGACCGTGCAGTCGCCTGCCAGCTGATTGCATGCTCTGCAATTACCATCACAACTGCACCTACAGGAAACCAGCCAACTTCACTTGTAAACCCAAAGAGGGGGTTCACTGTATA gGCGAGTCAGGACAGAAGCAGACCAACTTCGTTCTCACCATCAGCTGTCAGTTCTGCTGGCAGCTGGACCCGTCCCAGTATCGCTGCTCTAATTCTACCAACTGTATGACGGTGTCCTGCCCACGCAAGCGCTACAACGCCACCTGTGACGTCTTAGACCATGTGCATTGTTTAG GTAAGAGACGCTTTCAGAAACGATTATTCTGTAACTGGACTGGTGGATACAAATGGTCGACAGCGTTAGCGCTCAG CATTACGCTTGGTGGCTTCGGAGCAGATCGGTTTTATCTGGGCCAGTGGAGAGAGGGTCTGGGCAAACTCTTCAGCTTTGGAGGCCTGGGCATTTGGACTTTGATAGATGTTCTTCTGATAGGAGTCGGTTATGTGGGACCCGCTGACGGTTCGCTCTACATCTGA